The sequence ATGGACGTGTTGCTAATATAGGGCGTCCTTAGGAGACCTTCGAAATCGACATAGACGACGGTGCGAAAAGTCAATTGGCAAGATAATGCCTACCAAGAAGCGTTCCTGCGAACGATGCATCTCGTTTAAAGTGAAGTGTGACCATGAGAAGCCTTCATGTATGTTCAATTGCGGACTTGTCAGTAATCTCTTGATGTTAACATATCCTAGGTGGCAGATGTCTAGGTCGCTCCGTTCCCTGCGAATATAAACTAGAGCCCAAGGTCAAGATGCCTCTCGGTCTGGCATTTGGATTGGGGCCTAATGCTGCCTTTAACGGATCCATGGACGGCCCCCTTCAAAGGCTAGAGGTGCATGGCCGAGACGAGCATTTATTGTCCGTAGCATCGCCCGAAATAATGTTTGAcatgtcgtcgtcttctggAGCCTTAGCCGATAGGACACTAGGGGCATTAGATGCTACGATGGATCTTGTCGGCCAGGGCTTCTATGCCAATGAGTACTATCAGCATTGGGGACAAGTTGGTACGGCGTGGGCAGAAGGCATGATGCCTGATGATTGGGCTATGGAATCAATCTTCTAAATTTGCGCCTGTATGCACAGAGGACGCCGCGATGTGGTCTGGAACAGAAGCGTCAGTATCACGACGTCGCAAGCTAGAGGAAACCGAACAGCGGGTGCGGGCATCTGAATTCTCCGTAGCTAGAGGCATTGGGGTTCTTTTTATCTTCTTTGGAATAGGCGCATCAGCCAGCTAATAGAATTTTGGGGTACTTAGCCAGCGTTCCATTGATATTGGACTTGTTCACCAACTTCCGACCATTCTGACTTCGATCCTGTGACAGTAGCGATGATGTTTGGAGTCAGCTGCGTTAGGGCATGAGTCGGAAGAGCGGGGGGGACATGCAATAGCAGGGAAATGCTGGAGACGAAATGGGGACTGCTGACGGCGTATGGAGAAGGAATTGTAAGAGAGCTAATGGACGAGAAAGAGCGGGTGAGGGAGAAGATAAAGAAGATGCTAGAGACGGAGAGTTGGTGCCAATGGGTTATGACTAGACTCGCCGGCAGGGAAGGGTGGCACTGTGATGGGAGGTCGCATTTCACTTCGAATGAGGAAGCCGAAGGGTAAGAAGGAATCGTTGCCCAGCTTTTTCGACATTCTGGTGGTGGATAGGGTGTAGCTTTACTCACTTGCTGATATGGCAATGGAAACACCACTTGTACGAGTTTCTATTAACCTTGACGAAAACAGGCACGTCGAATGCTCTCTCAATTACAGGAATCAATCATAATGGCTGCATACCTCCATACCGAATCCTGAATGCATGGCATTCTTTACGAATTAAAGCGACCCTTTCGTGTGATTCTTTGACTCTCGTGCCATCAAGGTATCGGCTAAATGACAGATGGACCAAAGATATCCGGCTGGATGGACTTACATCCTTTTGACATCCCTAATATTTGGTTCACTCGCACGAGACGATCTAGTCTCAGCTATAGAACGCAAAGAGGAGCCCGCGCCCTGCACGAGCAATTACCTAGAATTCTCGACCTCGAAAATCGTCTTTAATCAAGAATGAAACGGCTGTATAGAAAATTACAAATAAAAATATTGGTTTGTTTACTCTAATACGCCGGTGTCTGCCGAGCTAATTTTGGGGGGCAGTCGTTGGTGGGTGTGCTTGGTGCCGCCAGAAGCTAAATTTAGCCGCCGTTCGAATTTCGCCAAAAATGGTTCCAGGCTAGACATCCCTCCCTTTGGGGCTGTCAGATATCAATTTTCCCCCATGTACTCATCCCAGCCTTCCTATGCGGCTGCCCTTATAGCTGCTGAACGACATATTTTGAGGCCTCCGACGATCTGACCCACCAGGTTCGCATAACTGCTCACCCTAATGCATCTACAATCATGAACCCTCCACACATGCAGCTCCGACGCAGTCAGTACCAGCCCGCTCTGCCGCATCCTCCACCATCTTGTGAGTACCTGCAAGCTCACACTTCATCTGTCTGTACAGGATGTCCATTTATCCTGGCAGGGCGAACAAAATCTACTCGATGGGGTGTAAGCACTGCGGTGTTTTGCTGCCACCCCACCCCCCCCGGCAGGGCGCGGATTGGTGGCCGAGCCTCAAATGTGGATGAGATAgcgccattgtcgtcttcTGCATCTACTTTGTCGGAGGCCACTAGGAGGCCGGTAGTGTCCGCGACAGGCTTGCCGTGGGAGATGATTGTGTGTGTCATGTTTGCAGAATCGAGCGTATGGCCAAAATACTCCGTCGTTGGCAGTTGTCTCCGGCACGGCACGAAACTTTTGTGGTGAGAAGTCTGTCAAAATGAgtgtatttttttttttttttttttttttttttttataaAATGAAGGgtggggggggggggggggctTGCAGTAAAAGAAGAAGACACTCGCATTCTGTAATGCTCATCTTTTGCTTACATAGTTGCGTTAAATCGCGTGGCCGTAAGCAACTTTCCACAGACCGCGTGACATTACTATTGATGTGTGAACAGCCTTTTTAAGAACTAAGGTCACACTCATGCTACATCTTAACTCACGAAGTATTGCTGGCAATGTAGGCAAAGCCCAGGGATTTTGTTTTCAGTTAATTTGATTTGCACTAACAGTCTTTTTCCTTTATATGTAAAACATGTAGGCATTATAAAGCTAGCTAAATAAGTAACCTTAAGCTAATTCAGAAGATATTTAAAGAAAAGGGGAGAGAGAAGGAGGAAATCAAAACACTATGCTTAGTGGAAATGCGATTGTGTGCTATGCGCCAGGCTATTAGATAATCCATCTAATTACACATAACGTATGATCCAAATGATTGGAAAGAGGAAAGAGAGAGCACGTTAGAAGGATCGACAAACAAGGTCAGTTCGGACATAAAACATGCCTCAGTGATCCTCAAAATCCTCGTCTCTCCCAGGGTACATAATATCCTGCGTAATAACAGCCCTAATGTTgaagaacaaaacaaagaagTACATCCCAAGTAGACAAACGCTGAGTACTGTAGCAAACCACAGAACGCCATCGTTACCTAGCTCTTGGCCAATAGATATCGTTGCCAAGATGAAACCAGTGTTGGGGAAGACCATGGCCCACCATCCGAGATGGAAGTATTTGGGGACCGATTGGATAACGGCGACTACAGCAATGCCGAACCACCAGAGACTAACAGACCAGAGGAAAATGGCACTGATTAAGGCCATTGTTCGAATAGTGTtaaggtcaactggtaggCCAGCCTTGTCGTGGCTGGCAACTTCAGGCACGCCCTGAGCCATGCCGATGAGTGCTAGGGCCGTGAATGCCGGAGGACCCACACACATGAATAATCCCGGCCGATGCTCCCGATTTGGCAATCCAGCCTGCATAAGACGGCCGACCATGTGGGCATACATCAtgacagcaacagcaaagccaagaccCTGGCATGATATACCGGCAACAATGATGGAAACAGCGGAGGCAGCGGGTTCTGTTTCGGCAATAACGGAAGCAATTGTGCCGGACAGCATGATGGGGAAGATGGGCAGGATCCACGTCGGCATCATGGTTTGCAGTCCGAAGCTGTGAGCGGCAAAGACGAGGCTATATTGTCCGACGGCGAGCACCAAGGTCAATACGAGGTAGACCCAAAACGCTCCCTGAACACCCCAGATGAGCCCTGCGTCGCTTGTAGGAATAGCATAGCGAGACGTGCTTGTTACGAGGGTGGCCGTGGCGAGAAAGAACGTTGGCACAAAGAAACCTTCTCGAGGATGTTTGAGAGATTTCGACATGTCTCCGGGATGTATAAGAAACCGCGCTGCCATCATTGCAGATACGGCAACAAAGATGCCGATGTTTACGACGTAGACTACCATGCCGATGGATTTCAGGCCGGGAAACTGGTGAGGTTGAGCAAAGATGAGCAAGGAAAGACCTCCCGTGCTCATGGGGAAGGTGTACCATGCCCAAGTGAAGTGGTGTAGTCGATGTTTGAAACCGAGTTTAGGTCGGTTAGGGTCGTAAATGTCGATGTCGTCGGGGTGATAATTATGCGCGTTCTTCTCATTGTCGACCTGAGCCTCGAGCTTTGGCGTAGTAGCCATGCTGTCAGGTTCTTCCTTGCTGGCATCGGCTTTTAAGGACCGTAAATTGCCGAATGATGGTATGCGCGTGCGCCTGTTTGACTTGACTAGATCGCACCAGCTCTTTGCTCTCAGCCTATCGTTCATTGTTGACTGTGTGCAGAACAGTATCGGACTGGATCCGAAGACGTAGTAGTTGGAGATATTGATAAGTAGAATTATATCCGCTTCAAAGAAAAGGGACAAAAATGAGTGTGTGCGAATATAAAAAGGAGCAGGAAAGAAGGGGgtgaaagaagcaaagagcGTTCAAGGTTGATCGTTCATGCCTAAAAGGCAAAGAATCCAGTCTTAAGGTTCTTTGGTTCTCTGCGTTGTCAGACGGCCGAGGAGAGCGAGTCGCGGAAGAAAGTCTCGGAAGAAAGTCTCGGAGAAAAGAGGTCTAGTACGATGCGCCAGCAGTCTTCTTATGAATGGAGTTGGGAATAACCATTCAGGGCAGTATTTTGGGGAAAGAGTGACCAGACCCGTGTCCCAGTTTCCACAGCCTGCAGAGGAGGTTCGTCCCACTGGAGTGCCTACTATGTTTGGCACAGTTGCCATGGCTTCCTAGCAGTCTACCTTTAAATTGCAAATCTCATCAACTTGAAGAGATTTTGAGGGCCGAACAGATGAAAACCAGGGATAACAGCCGAGAAGGGGCGACAGTCAAGCACGCAATTTAATGGGAATAAGCAAAGTTAAACCGCTGAAGCAAGGCCAATGCCTGACGTTGGGGCGGCAAGAACGCTGCACTGCCTACCACCGAATACTAACCGCCCGGCGAGTCTCATTATACAGTGCAAAGCGAGATTCTGAAACAGATTTTGgcaagagagagaaaaataGTTCAAGCCACTTGGGCTGCCTCCATCATCCTAGGCCATGCATAGTTCCTGCACCCTTGAAACAATGATAAACACATTCAACAGCGGCAAGGGAACTGGGGTCTGCGACTGATGTTTCTGGTTTGGATGACTTTGATAAACTGATACCCTGCTAGATAGGAAACAAAGTCGGAGCGAATGGGTTGAGCGAGGCGTTAGGTGGCCCACTAAATCCTCGGGTCCCCTGGAGCCGCGGCTAACGAATCAACAACATAACAAGCTGAACAGCCGTGTCATGGCCCAGTTGCATAGATCGGTCCCGATTGATGCGGAATCCACTGAAGACTTTAGGCTGATGCTATCATGAACGGTCTATATGTCTAGCTCCTGAATATCACAAAGTTACTGGTATTATAACCGCAGCGTTGGCGCATGCTGAAGTTCAATCTACAAAAATTATGGAGGGGTTGGATACAATAATAGTGGCTTGTAGCGGTGCGAGCAAGTGTGGCGATAACCTGCCCCGCCTCGCTGAGACGGCGACAATAATGATGAATGGAACGAAGAATTCAGCATCCAGTTTTTATGAGTTACCCCAATCGAGAACTAAGTGACAAGTTGCCATATTTCCATCGTATACAGATATTTTTTTATGGATGTTGCGTGTGTGTATTGTTTGtttctcctctcctctccaATGTACAACCATTCTGACTTCGACCCTGTCACTATTAATGTATCCATCACTTCATATGGTTTTATGCGTGAGCTCCTCGGTAGCCCT is a genomic window of Pochonia chlamydosporia 170 chromosome Unknown PCv3seq00010, whole genome shotgun sequence containing:
- a CDS encoding fungal zn(2)-Cys(6) binuclear cluster domain-containing protein codes for the protein MPSSSSSHSRSGLAAQLDMGDVHVCNICLKQFRRGDLRNRHRRRCEKSIGKIMPTKKRSCERCISFKVKCDHEKPSCGRCLGRSVPCEYKLEPKVKMPLGLAFGLGPNAAFNGSMDGPLQRLEVHGRDEHLLSVASPEIMFDMSSSSGALADRTLGALDATMDLVGQGFYANEYYQHWGQVGTAWAEGMMPDDWAMESIF
- a CDS encoding malic acid transport protein (similar to Verticillium alfalfae VaMs.102 XP_003004600.1) yields the protein MNDRLRAKSWCDLVKSNRRTRIPSFGNLRSLKADASKEEPDSMATTPKLEAQVDNEKNAHNYHPDDIDIYDPNRPKLGFKHRLHHFTWAWYTFPMSTGGLSLLIFAQPHQFPGLKSIGMVVYVVNIGIFVAVSAMMAARFLIHPGDMSKSLKHPREGFFVPTFFLATATLVTSTSRYAIPTSDAGLIWGVQGAFWVYLVLTLVLAVGQYSLVFAAHSFGLQTMMPTWILPIFPIMLSGTIASVIAETEPAASAVSIIVAGISCQGLGFAVAVMMYAHMVGRLMQAGLPNREHRPGLFMCVGPPAFTALALIGMAQGVPEVASHDKAGLPVDLNTIRTMALISAIFLWSVSLWWFGIAVVAVIQSVPKYFHLGWWAMVFPNTGFILATISIGQELGNDGVLWFATVLSVCLLGMYFFVLFFNIRAVITQDIMYPGRDEDFEDH